One window of Cervus elaphus chromosome 6, mCerEla1.1, whole genome shotgun sequence genomic DNA carries:
- the RASL11B gene encoding ras-like protein family member 11B, whose translation MRLIQNMCTIAEYPAPGSAAAADCCLGAAGRRLVKIAVVGASGVGKTALVVRFLTKRFIGDYERNAGNLYTRQVQIEGETLAIQVQDTPGIQVHENGLSCSEQLNRCIRWADAVVIVFSITDYKSYELTSQLHQHVQQLHLGTRLPVVVVANKADLLHVKQVDPQLGLQLAGVLGCSFYEVSVSENDNDVYNAFHVLCKEVSHKQQPSGTPEKRRTSLIPRPKSPNMQDLKRRFKQALSAKVRTVTSV comes from the exons ATGCGCCTCATTCAGAACATGTGCACCATCGCCGAGTACCCCGCCCCGGGCAGCGCAGCCGCAGCCGATTGCTGCCTGGGGGCCGCGGGCCGCCGCCTGGTCAAGATTGCCGTGGTGGGCGCCAGTGGCGTGGGCAAGACTG CTCTCGTGGTCCGGTTCCTCACCAAACGATTCATCGGCGACTATGAAAGAAACGCAG GTAATCTCTATACCAGACAAGTCCAAATAGAAGGTGAAACCCTGGCTATTCAGGTTCAAGACACTCCAGGTATTCAG GTCCACGAGAACGGCCTGAGCTGCAGCGAGCAGCTGAACAGGTGCATCCGCTGGGCGGACGCCGTGGTGATCGTCTTCTCCATCACTGACTACAAGAGCTATGAGCTCACCAGCCAGCTCCACCAGCACGTGCAGCAGCTGCACCTGGGCACCCGGCTGCCCGTGGTGGTCGTGGCCAACAAGGCTGACCTGCTGCACGTCAAGCAGGTGGACCCTCAGCTCGGACTGCAGCTGGCCGGCGTGCTGGGCTGCTCCTTCTATGAGGTGTCCGTCAGCGAGAATGACAACGACGTCTACAACGCTTTCCATGTGCTGTGCAAAGAAGTGAGTCACAAGCAGCAGCCCAGCGGTACGCCGGAGAAGCGACGGACCTCCCTCATCCCTCGGCCCAAGTCCCCCAACATGCAGGACCTGAAGCGGAGGTTCAAGCAAGCCCTCTCGGCCAAAGTCAGGACTGTCACCTCCGTCTGA